A segment of the Lelliottia amnigena genome:
TCCAGACAAGTGCCGCTAGATCTCGGTCTCGTGGTGCGCGATTATCTGGTGCAATACCCGCGTGCGCGTCATTTCGATATTGCCCGCATCGTCGTCGACCAGGCCGTGCGCCTGGGCGTCGCGCAAGCAGATTTCACCGGACTGCCGCCGAAGTGGCAGCCGATTAACGATTACGGAGCCAAGGTACAGGCGCATGTCATTGACAAATATTGAACAAATGATGCCAGTTAAGCTGGCCCAGGCGCTGGCGAATCCGTTATTTCCGGCGCTGGATAGCCAATTGCGTGCCGGTCGCCACATTGGCCTTGATGAACTGGATAATCACGCGTTTCTGATGGATTTCCAGGAGTATCTGGAAGAGTTTTACGCCCGCTATAACGTGGAGCTGATCCGCGCCCCGGAAGGATTCTTCTATCTGCGTCCGCGCTCGACGACGCTGATCCCACGTTCGGTTCTTTCTGAATTGGACATGATGGTGGGCAAAATTCTTTGCTATCTCTATCTCAGCCCTGAGCGTCTGGCCAATGAGGGGATTTTCACTCAGCAAGAGCTGTACGATGAGCTGCTGACCCTCGCCGAAGAGGGCAAGCTGCTGAAGCTGGTGAACAATCGTTCCACCGGTTCAGATCTTGATCGTCAGAAATTACAGGAAAAAGTGCGCTCTTCTCTGAGCCGTCTGCGCCGTCTCGGCATGGTGTGGTTTATGGGTCATGACAGCAGCAAATTCCGTATCACAGAAGCGGTTTTCCGCTTTGGTGCTGATGTGCGTGCGGGCGACGATCCGCGTGAAGCGCAGCTGCGCATGATCCGTGACGGTGAAGCGATGCCGGTCGAAAACCATTTGCAGCTCAATGACGAGCCTGAAGAGACCCAGACGGAAAGCGGGGAGGAAGAGTAATGATTGAACGTGGTAAATTTCGTTCACTGACGCTGATTAACTGGAACGGTTTCTTTGCCCGAACCTTTGATCTGGATGAGCTGGTGACAACGCTCTCCGGGGGGAACGGTGCGGGTAAATCCACCACGATGGCAGCGTTTGTCACGGCGTTGATTCCCGATTTGACGCTGCTGCACTTCCGTAACACCACTGAAGCGGGAGCCACGAGCGGCTCGCGTGATAAAGGTCTGCACGGTAAGCTCAAAGCCGGCGTCTGTTATTCCGTTCTGGATGTCATCAACTCCCGCCACCAGCGCGTGGTAGTGGGCGTTCGCTTGCAACAGGTCGCTGGCCGTGACCGTAAAGTGGACATCAAAACCGTTCGCGATTCAAGGGTTGCCGACCTCCGTCCAGCCAACAGCAATGCTGACGGAAACGCTGAACGATCGCCAGGCGCGCGTCCTCTCTCTCCAGGAGCTAAAAGAGAAGCTTGAGGAGATCGAAGGGGTTCAGTTCAAGCAGTTCAACTCGATTACCGATTACCACTCGCTGATGTTCGATCTGGGCATTGTTGCGCGTCGTCTGCGCAGCGCCTCGGACCGTAGCAAATACTATCGCCTGATTGAAGCCTCTCTGTACGGCGGTATTTCCAGCGCCATCACCCGCTCGTTGCGCGACTACCTGTTGCCGGAAAACAGCGGCGTGCGTAAAGCATTCCAGGATATGGAAGCCGCGCTGCGTGAAAACCGCATGACGCTGGAAGCCATTCGCGTCACCCAGTCTGACCGCGACCTGTTTAAGCACCTGATCAGCGAAGCGACCAACTACGTGGCGGCGGATTATATGCGCCACGCGAATGAACGCCGCATTCATCTGGATAAGGCGCTTGAATATCGCCGCGAGCTGTTTACTTCACGTAAACAGCTGGTAGCAGAGCAGTATAAGCACGTTGAGATGGCGCGTGAGCTGGGCGAACAGAACGGCGCTGAAGGCGATCTCGAAGCGGATTATCAGGCAGCTAGCGACCACCTGAATCTGGTGCAAACCGCCCTGCGTCAGCAGGAAAAAATTGAGCGTTACGAAGCCGATCTCGATGAGCTGCAGATTCGTCTCGAAGAACAAAATGAAGTGGTGGCAGAAGCCGCCGAGATGCAGGAAGAGAACGAAGCGCGCGCCGAAGCCGCTGAGCTGGAAGTGGATGAGCTGAAAAACCAGCTTGCCGACTATCAGCAGGCGCTTGATGTTCAGCAAACCCGTGCGATCCAGTACACCCAGGCGCTACAAGCGTTGCAGCGCGCGAAAGAGCTGTGTCATCTTCCGGATCTGACGCCAGAAAGCGCGGATGAATGGCTGGAGACATTCCAGGCAAAACAGCAAGAAGCCACAGATAAATTACTCTCTCTCGATCAGAAAATGAGCGTGGCGCAAACTGCGCACAGCCAGTTTGAACAGGCTTACCAGCTCGTTACCGCGATCAACGGTCCGTTGGCGCGAAGCGATGCGTGGGAAGTCGCGCGTGAACTTCTGCGTGACGGTGTAAACCAGCGCCATCTGGCGGAGCAGGTTCAGCCGTTGCGTATGCGTCTGAACGAACTGGAACAGCGTCTTCGGGAACAGCAGGAAGCCGAGCGTCTGCTGGCTGAGTTCTGCAAGCGCCACGGAAAACGTGTCGACATCGACGAACTGGAAGCCCTGCATCAGGAACTGGAAGCCCGTATTGCCTCTCTTTCTGACAGCGTTTCAAACGCCGGTGAGCAGCGTATGTCGCTGCGACAGGAGCTGGAACAGCTTCAGGCACGCACGCAGAAACTGCTGCAACGAGCGCCTGTCTGGTTAGCCGCGCAAAGTAGCCTCAATCAGCTCAGTGAGCAGTGCGGTCAAGAGTTTGAATCCAGCCAGGATGTCACCGAATATCTGCAGCAGTTGCTGGAGCGCGAGCGTGAAGCGATTGTTGAACGCGATGAAGTCGGCGCGCGTAAACGTGCCATTGACGAAGAAATTGAGCGCTTAAGCCAGCCCGGCGGCGCTGAAGATTCTCGTCTCAATGCGCTCGCAGAACGTTTTGGCGGCGTGCTGCTCTCTGAAATCTACGATGATGTTAGCCTGGATGATGCGCCGTACTTCTCAGCACTTTACGGCCCATCCCGAAACGCCATCGTTGTGCCGGATTTGTCCCTGATTGCCGACCAGCTTGAAGGCCTGGAAGAGTGCCCGGAAGATCTCTACCTGATCGAAGGCGATCCGCAGTCCTTTGATGACAGCGTCTTTAGCGTGGATGAGCTTGAAAAAGCGGTGGTGGTGAAAATTGCCGATCGTCAGTGGCGCTATTCCCGATTCCCAACGCTGCCGCTGTTTGGTCGTGCCGCACGCGAAAACCGTATTGAAAGTCTGCATGCGGAGCGTGAAACGCTGTCTGAGCGCTTCGCGACGTTGTCCTTTGATGTGCAGAAAACCCAGCGTTTACACCAGTCGTTCAGTCGTTTTATCGGTAGCCACGTTGCCGTCGCGTTTGAGCCCGATCCAGAAGCGGAAATCCGCAAGCTCAACACCCGTCGCGGTGAGCTTGAGCGCGCGATAAGCCTTCATGAAAACGACAACCAGCAGAGCCGCGTTCAGTTCGAACAGGCGAAAGAGGGCGTTGCAGCGCTTAACCGCATTCTGCCGCGTCTGAATCTGCTGGCCGATGAAACGCTCGCTGACCGCGTAGACGAAATCCAGGAACGCCTGGATGAAGCGCAGGAAGCCGCTCGATTTGTCCAGCAGCACGGGAATCAACTGGCGAAACTTGAGCCGGTATTATCCGTTCTGCAAAGTGACCCGGAACAGTTTGAACAGCTGAAAGAAGACTACGCGTATTCTCAGCAGGTGCAGCGCGATGCGCGTCAGCAGGCGTTTGCACTGACCGAAGTGGTGCAGCGTCGCGCTCACTTTGGCTATAGCGACTCGGCGGAAATGCTGAGCGGTAACAGCGATCTCAACGAAAAACTGCGTCAACGTCTGGAGCAAGCGGAAACGGAACGTAGCCGCACGCGTGACGCTTTGCGCAGTCATGCGGCACAGCTGAGCCAGTATGGCCAGGTTCTGGCGTCGCTGAAAAGCTCGTTTGACACCAAAAAAGAGCTGTTAACCGACCTGCAGAAAGAGCTCCAGGATATCGGCGTGCGGGCGGACAGCGGGGCTGAAGAGCGGGCGCGTATTCGTCGTGATGAACTGCACAGCCAGTTAAGCAACAACCGCTCGCGTCGCAATCAGCTGGAAAAAGCCCTGACGCTGTGTGAAGCGGAGATGGATAATCTCACTCGTCGCCTGCGCAAGCTGGAACGTGATTATCACGAAATGCGCGAGCAGGTTGTGACCGCTAAAGCGGGATGGTGTGCGGTGATGCGCCTGGTGAAAGACAGTGGCGTTGAGCGTCGTCTGCATCGCCGTGAGCTAGCCTATCTTTCCGGTGATGAGTTGCGTTCAATGTCGGATAAGGCATTGGGTGCGCTGCGCCCAGCGGTGGCGGACAACGAGCATCTGCGCGATGTGCTGCGCATGTCTGAAGATCCAAAGCGCCCGGAACGCAAAATTCAGTTCTTTGTGGCGGTGTATCAGCACCTGCGTGAGCGTATTCGTCAGGATATTATCCGCACGGACGATCCGGTTGAAGCTATCGAGCAAATGGAGATCGAGCTGGGTCGTCTGACCGAAGAGCTGACGTCTCGTGAACAGAAGCTGGCGATCAGCTCTCGCAGCGTAGCGAATATTATCCGGAAAACGATCCAGCGCGAGCAGAACCGTATTCGGATGCTCAACCAGGGTCTGCAAAGCGTGTCGTTTGGCCAGGTGAACAGCGTGCGTTTGAACGTGAACGTCCGCGAAGCTCACGCCACGCTGTTGGATGTACTTTCTGAGCAGCATGAGCAACACCAGGATCTGTTTAACAGCAATCGTCTGACCTTCTCTGAGGCGCTGGCGAAGCTCTATCAGCGCCTCAATCCGCAGATCGATATGGGGCAGCGTACGCCACAAACTATCGGCGAAGAGCTGCTGGATTACCGTAACTATCTGGAAATGGAAGTTGAGGTTAACCGCGGCTCAGACGGCTGGCTGCGTGCTGAATCCGGTGCGTTGTCGACCGGGGAAGCGATCGGTACCGGGATGTCGATTCTGGTAATGGTTGTGCAGAGCTGGGAAGACGAATCGCGCCGCCTGCGAGGGAAAGATATTTCGCCTTGCCGTCTGCTGTTCCTCGATGAGGCCGCGCGACTGGATGCCCGCTCTATCGCTACGCTGTTCGAGCTGTGCGATCGTCTGGGGATGCAGCTGATTATCGCAGCACCTGAAAACATCAGTCCTGAGAAAGGCACAACGTATAAACTGGTACGTAAAGTATTCCAGAATACTGAGCATGTGCATGTGGTGGGTCTGCGCGGCTTTGCACCGCAACCGCCGGAGTCATTACCCGAAGCAGCTGACGCGTCGTAAGGCGCTTTGACGAAAAGGGCGACACTTCGGTGTCGCCCTTTTTATTTGTTTAACTTGTATTCCGGATTACGTTATCTTTAAACTTCTTTACATAAGGTCAGGCAACAGCGTATATGCCTTTCTATAATGTAGAAAAGCCCCGGTGTTGTGGGCAGGTCGTATGAAAACAGGGGGCAAGGGATGTTGCTAAAGAAAATTCGTGGTTGTCAGCTATCAGCACTCGCTGTGTGCCTGACCGTAATATTCGCTCCACTGTTTAACGCGCAGGCCGATGAGCCTGAAGTGGTTCCGGTTGATAGCTCCGCGACGATGGGCTCGCAGCCAACTTCACTTTTACAGCCGCTGGAGCAGTCTCCCGCGACAGCCATTATGGCAGGTATTAAACCTCTGCCCGCAGGTGTCGATACCGCAGCGCTTCACCAGCAGCTGCAATCCGAGCTGCCGTCGGGCTATACACCCGCGTATATCAGCCAACTGACATTGCTCTATGCCGCGCGCGACATGAAGCCGATGTGGGAAGATCGCACTGCCGTGCGCGCTTTCCAGCAGCAACTGGCCGAAGTGGCGATTGCGGGTTTTCAGCCGCAATTCACCGCGTGGGTTGAACTGTTGACTGACCCCGCTGTGACGGGAATGGCGCGGGATATCGTGCTTTCCGACGCCATGATGGGTTATCTCCAGTTTGTCGCCGGGATTCCGGTCAATGGCAACCGTTGGCTTTATAGCGATAAAGCGTACAAGTTGGCGACGCCTGCACTCTCTGTGATTAACCAGTGGCAATGGGCACTCGATCAGGGAACCTTACCGCGTTTTATCGCCAGCCTTGCGCCAGCACACCCGCAATATGCCACGATGCATCAGTCCTTGCTTAAGCTGGTGGCCGATACGCGACCGTGGCCACAACTGCGCGGCACCGCTACGCTGCGACCAGGCCAATGGAGCAGTGATGTGCCTGCGTTGCGTGAAATACTATTGCGTTCAGGCGCAACTGGGGCAGAACCGAAAATTGCACTCCCCGGTGATGATCCGCAAGGTGTTGTGGTGAGCCCGTCCGCGCCTGCGCCTGAAGCGAAAGCCGCGTTACCGACCGGTAAACCCGCGCCATACGATCGCGAGCTGGTGGCAGCAGTAAAAGCATTCCAGATGACGCAGGGCCTCGGGTCTGATGGCGTAATTGGCCCATCAACGCGCGACTGGCTAAATGTCTCTCCGGCGCAGCGAGCAGGAGTACTGGCACTCAATATTCAGCGTCTGAGACTCCTCCCAGGAACGCTCTCGACTGGCATTATGGTGAACATACCGGCGTATTCGCTGGTGTATTACCAGAATGGCAGTGAAGTCCTTGCGTCACGCGTTATCGTTGGGCGCCCGGATCGTAAAACGCCGATGATGAGCAGCGCGCTCAACAACGTGGTCGTCAACCCGCCATGGAACGTCCCGCCGACGCTGGCACGCAAAGATATTCTGCCGAAGTTGTGGGATGACCCTGGTTATCTTGAACGTCACGGCTATACCGTGATGCGCGGCTGGAACAGCAGCCAGACCATCGATCCGTATCAGGTTGACTGGTCAACGATAACGCCATCAAACCTGCCATTCCGCTTCCAGCAAGCGCCGGGTGAGCGCAATTCGCTAGGCCGGTATAAATTCAATATGCCGAGCTCGGACGCGATCTACCTGCACGATACGCCGAACCATAACTTATTCCAGAAGGATGCGCGTGCGCTGAGCTCCGGCTGTGTGCGCGTGAATAAAGCGTCTGAACTGGCAAATATGTTGTTGGGCGATGCGGGGTGGAACGACACGCGGATTTCAGACACGCTCAAAGAGGGGAATACGCGCTACGTTAATATTCGACACAATATTCCGGTTAATCTTTACTATCTGACCGCGTTTGTTGGCGAAGATGGGCGTACTCAGTATCGTACAGATATTTACAATTATGATCTCACCGCGCGATCCGGCGCACAAATTTTGTCAAAAGCTGAACAATTAATCAGGTAAATGAAGTAGTTCGGGAAAATAGATTGTCGTAAGTTATGGTGAAGGTGGGGCTAAATCGCTACAAGCCCCGTCTTTACTGGGGTTGGTCGTCTTGACGCAAGCTGTTGAGCCAGTTAAGGTGCCCTTCGTGCGCTAAGCATATTTACGATAACATTGACCTGTAGACCTGATTACCATGGACAAATTTGACGCTAATCGCCGCAAACTGCTGGCGTTAGGTGGTGTTGCGCTCGGCGCTGCGGCCATCTTGCCTACGCCAGCATTTGCCACCCTCTCGACACCTCGTCCGCGTATTTTGACGTTGAATAACCTGCACACCGGTGAGTCAATTAAGGCGGAGTTTTTTGATGGCAGAGGCTATATTCAGGATGAATTAGCAAAACTAAACCATTTTTTCCGTGACTATCGCGCGAATAAAATAAAAGCCATCGACCCAGGATTATTTGATCAGCTTTTCCGCCTTCAGGGATTGCTTGGAACGCGCAACCCCGTGCAACTCGTTTCCGGTTATCGTTCGCTCGATACCAATAATGAATTGCGAGCCCATAGCCGTGGGGTAGCTAAAAAAAGTTATCACACGAAAGGGCAGGCGATGGATTTTCATATTGAAGGCATTTCATTAGCCAATATTCGCAAAGCCGCGTTATCTCTGCGCGCAGGTGGTGTAGGATATTACCCACGTAGCAACTTTGTGCATATTGATACCGGGCCAAATCGGCACTGGTAATAATGAAGGAGCAGTATGAACTATCGTATTATTCCGGTGACTGCGTTCTCCCAGAACTGTTCGCTTATCTGGTGTGAACAAACCAAACTGGCCGCGCTTGTCGATCCCGGCGGAGATGCTGAGAAGATCAAGCAAGAAGTCGCAGCGTCCGGCGTGACGTTGATGCAGATTTTGCTAACCCATGGTCACCTTGATCATGTGGGGGCGGCGGCTGAACTGGCGCAACATTACGGTGTGCCGGTGATTGGACCGGAAAAAGAAGATGAGTTCTGGCTGCAAGGGTTGCCCGCCCAAAGCCGCATGTTTGGCCTCGATGAGTGTCTACCGTTGACACCCGATCGTTGGCTAGAAGAGGGCGAAAGCGTGAACGTCGGGAATGTGACGTTACAGATATTGCATTGCCCGGGCCACACGCCGGGGCATATCGTTTTCTTTGATGACCAATCGCGTTTGCTGATCTCAGGCGACGTGATTTTCAAAGGTGGCGTAGGACGCAGCGATTTTCCACGCGGCGATCACGGACAGTTAATTCAGTCAATTAAACAGAAGCTGTTGCCGTTGGGCGACGACGTGACGTTTATTGCGGGGCATGGACCGATGTCGACGCTGGGATATGAGCGTTTGCACAATCCGTTCCTGCAGGATGAAATGCCTGTCTGGTAAAGCAAATAAAAAAGCCCGCTGAAGCGGGCTTTATTTTTACCTATTGTCGCTTACAGTACTGCGACAATGGCTTCGCAAAGTGGCGCCATATTATCGGGCGTCATACCCGCAACGTTGACGCGACCAGAAGCGACAGCGTAGACACCGAACTCCTCGCGCAGACGCAGAACCTGCTCTTTGGTCAAGCCGCTAAACGAGAACATCCCGTTCTGCCTGGTAATGAAGCTGAAATCGCGATCCGCGCCTTTCTCCGCCAGCGTGTTCACGAACAGCAGACGCATACGCTGGATACGCTGGCGCATATCGTTTAGCTCTTGTTCCCAGATGGCGCGCAGCGCGTCATTGCTGAGAATTGTCGCAACCACGGAAGCACCGTGCGCCGGTGGGTTCGAGTAGTTGGCACGAATAACGGATTTCATCTGGCTAAAGGCACGGTCAACGGTCTGCTCATCAGACGCAACCAGCGTACAGGCGCCTACGCGCTCATTGTACAGGCCAAAGTTCTTGGAATAGGAACTTGCGACAATCAGCTCCTGATGCAGCGCAGCAAAAGCGCGCAGGCCTTCAGCATCTTCTTCCAGGCCGCGAGCAAAGCCCTGATAGGCGAAATCGAACAGCGGCAGCCAGCCTTTTTCAGCAGACAGTTTTGCCAGCGTTTCCCACTGCTCAAGCGTAGGATCAATACCGGTTGGGTTGTGGCAGCAGCCATGGAACAGAACAACGTCACCCGCTTGCGCTTCATTCAGGCTTGCCAGCAGGCCGTCAAAATCCAGGGTGTGATTCACCGCGTCATAATAGGCGTATTCACACACTTCCAGACCCGCGGAATTAAACACGCTTTTATGGTTCGGCCAGCTAGGATTACTTACCCAGACGCGCTTGACAGAGGTATTTTTTGCAAGGAAATCCGCCGCGACGCGCAGTGCGCCAGTACCGCCAGGTGTTTGCGCTGTGCGAGCACGTTTATCGCTGATAATCGCGTTGCCTTTGCCAAACAGCAGTTCCTGAGTGCAATGACCAAATTCCGGAATACCATCAATGCCGAGGTAATTTTTGGTATTTTCATTTTCCAGCAGATACTGCTCGGCCTTTTTAACACTGGTCAGAACCGGTGTCTTGCCGGTCTCATCTTTATAGACACCAATCCCCAGATTAATTTTGGTCGGACGGTCATCAGCACGAAACAGATCGGCCAGGCCCAGAATAGGGTCGGCAGGGGCAGCGGTAATGTTCTCAAACATGACGAGGTTCCATTGTGATTACAGAAGTGAAATCCGCTATCAGGTTAACGGTTGATCTACAAAATGCCAACCGTTTGCGACAAAAAGCGTGCGCCTTTTCAAAAGTCGCCATTATTTACTTTCAGGCATAAAAAAACAGGACCGAAGTCCTGTTTTCTAGGCATTTAGCAGAGAGGGCTGCTTGCTTATTAGAACTGGTAAGTTACACCAACAGTTGCCTGGTTGTCAGAACCAACCCAGCTAGTGTCTGCGTCTTTGTCATCCAACAGGTTGAAACGGTAGTCACCGTATACGTTGAAGTTCTTGTTGAAGTAGTAAGTCGCGCCAGTGGTGATGTATTTAGCCAGGTCGCGGTCGCCGATACCGTTCAGGTCTTTGCCTTTAGACTGAACGTAAGATACGGAAGGACGCAGGCCGAAATCGAACTGGTACTGAGCGATAACTTCAAAGTTCTGAGTTTTGTTAGCTACGTTGTAGAACTCACCATCGTCATTTGCGGTATTTTTCTCGCCGCTGTTACCCAGGATGCTCATGTTGCGAGTTTCTGCATACACGGTTGCCAGGTAGATGTTGTTTGCGTCGTATTTCGCGCCAACAGCCCAAGATTGAGCTTCGTCACCTTTGCCGTCTTTTTTCTGCTCAACAGTACGGTTTGCAGTGGAGTATGCACCGATCAGACCGAAGCCTTCACCGAACTCGTAACCCAGAGACAGACCAACGCCGTCGCCATTTGCTTTATTCAGGTTGTCAGTGCGGTCGTTTTTACCCTGGTACTGAACGCCGAAGTTCAGACCATCAACCAGACCGAAGAAGTTGCTGTTACGGTAGGTCAGCAGGCCGGTAGAACGGCTGGTCATGTAGTTATCGGTATAACCGCCACCCCAGGTTTCGCCGGAGAAGGATGGAGCCATATCGGTGTAAGACTCAACATCGTAAACGATGCCGTAGTTACGACCGTAGTCCAAAGAACCTGCGTCAGAAACTTTGATACCCGCGAATGCCAGACGAGTCACGTTAGTCTGATCGCCTTCAGCAGCGCCAGCACGTGCACGATATTCCCACTGACCGTAACCAGTTACCTGATCGTTAACCTGAGTTTCGCCTTTAAAGCCAATCTGGCCGTAAGAGGAGTCAGCATTTGCGTGTTCGCCAGAAGTGGTGAAGCCATGCTCACCAACAACTTTACCGTAGAAGTCCAGTTTGTTGCCGTTTTTGTTATAGATTTCTGCAGCGTTTGCTGCACCGGCTACCAGCAGGGCAGGGATAACCACTGCCAGGATATTGCGCTTCATCATTATTTATTACCCTCATTGGTTTTTTTATGACACTCGCCACTGCACTCAATAAATTCTGTCAATAAATATTTCCGGAACTATTGATGAGAGTTTGGTGTCTTTATGTATCTGACAGGCATCTTTCCATTCAAAGAACCGTTTCGCTAGCCTGAAAGTGCTACAAAGATAAAGATTGGGTAACAAAAAGCAATTATGTGTAACTAAATGTGAATTTACTGGAACTTTGTGAACCACCTCAAATTTCAGAACTGATTGCTGAATAAAAAGACTGGCGCATTGCTATATATATGAATTGCTTATGTTTAATTTTAATAAAGGCGTTTCATATCAACAGAACCTAAACAACCCTGTTTTTCTTATTGTCAGCATTGGCCGTCTGGATGTCTTTTTGTATGGTCGAAATTTGTGCTAATGCAATCAGTCGTGAGTAGACGCAATAAGAATGCGGTTTATTTTTTGTACATAGATGTTTCGTGGAAATAAAACGTAACAGCTAGAGGGATTGGCGGGGTTGCATTGAATAAACGCTGACTTTCAACTGACAATAATTGACACTGCAGAATAAAATAACGGCCAGCAAATGCTGGCCGTCATCAATGTAGTGCTTAGAAGCTGGCGTTACGCGGCGTTCTTGGGAATGCGATAACGTCACGTACGTTCTGAACACCAGTGACATAGGCAATCAGACGTTCGAAGCCCAGGCCAAAGCCTGAGTGTGGCACGGTGCCGTAACGGCGAAGGTCGCGATACCAGCTGTAATCTGCCGGATTTAGACCCATCTCTTCCATACGTGCGTCCAGCACGTCCAGACGCTCTTCACGCTGGGAGCCACCGATGATTTCACCGATGCCAGGCGCAAGCACGTCCATTGCGGCGACGGTTTTGCCGTCTTCATTAAGGCGCATATAGAAAGCCTTAATGTCTTTAGGATAGTTTTTAACCACGACCGGAGCTTTAAAGTGTTTCTCAGCCAGGTAACGCTCGTGCTCGGAAGACAAATCCACGCCCCAATAAACCGGGTTCTCGAATTTCTCACCACATTTTTCCAGGATAGCCACCGCATCGGTGTAATCCACCTGAGCGAAATCGGCGGAGACGAAACGCTCCAGACGTGCAACCGCATCGCTGTCTACACGCTCAGCGAAGAATTTCATGTCATCAGCACGTTCTTCAAGTACCGCTTTGAAGACGTACTTCAGCATCGCTTCTGCCAGACCTGCCACATCGTTCAGGTTCGCGAAAGCCACTTCTGGCTCAAGCATCCAAAACTC
Coding sequences within it:
- the mukE gene encoding condesin subunit E, with product MSLTNIEQMMPVKLAQALANPLFPALDSQLRAGRHIGLDELDNHAFLMDFQEYLEEFYARYNVELIRAPEGFFYLRPRSTTLIPRSVLSELDMMVGKILCYLYLSPERLANEGIFTQQELYDELLTLAEEGKLLKLVNNRSTGSDLDRQKLQEKVRSSLSRLRRLGMVWFMGHDSSKFRITEAVFRFGADVRAGDDPREAQLRMIRDGEAMPVENHLQLNDEPEETQTESGEEE
- the mukB_1 gene encoding cell division protein MukB; the encoded protein is MIERGKFRSLTLINWNGFFARTFDLDELVTTLSGGNGAGKSTTMAAFVTALIPDLTLLHFRNTTEAGATSGSRDKGLHGKLKAGVCYSVLDVINSRHQRVVVGVRLQQVAGRDRKVDIKTVRDSRVADLRPANSNADGNAERSPGARPLSPGAKREA
- the mukB_2 gene encoding chromosome partition protein mukB — protein: MFDLGIVARRLRSASDRSKYYRLIEASLYGGISSAITRSLRDYLLPENSGVRKAFQDMEAALRENRMTLEAIRVTQSDRDLFKHLISEATNYVAADYMRHANERRIHLDKALEYRRELFTSRKQLVAEQYKHVEMARELGEQNGAEGDLEADYQAASDHLNLVQTALRQQEKIERYEADLDELQIRLEEQNEVVAEAAEMQEENEARAEAAELEVDELKNQLADYQQALDVQQTRAIQYTQALQALQRAKELCHLPDLTPESADEWLETFQAKQQEATDKLLSLDQKMSVAQTAHSQFEQAYQLVTAINGPLARSDAWEVARELLRDGVNQRHLAEQVQPLRMRLNELEQRLREQQEAERLLAEFCKRHGKRVDIDELEALHQELEARIASLSDSVSNAGEQRMSLRQELEQLQARTQKLLQRAPVWLAAQSSLNQLSEQCGQEFESSQDVTEYLQQLLEREREAIVERDEVGARKRAIDEEIERLSQPGGAEDSRLNALAERFGGVLLSEIYDDVSLDDAPYFSALYGPSRNAIVVPDLSLIADQLEGLEECPEDLYLIEGDPQSFDDSVFSVDELEKAVVVKIADRQWRYSRFPTLPLFGRAARENRIESLHAERETLSERFATLSFDVQKTQRLHQSFSRFIGSHVAVAFEPDPEAEIRKLNTRRGELERAISLHENDNQQSRVQFEQAKEGVAALNRILPRLNLLADETLADRVDEIQERLDEAQEAARFVQQHGNQLAKLEPVLSVLQSDPEQFEQLKEDYAYSQQVQRDARQQAFALTEVVQRRAHFGYSDSAEMLSGNSDLNEKLRQRLEQAETERSRTRDALRSHAAQLSQYGQVLASLKSSFDTKKELLTDLQKELQDIGVRADSGAEERARIRRDELHSQLSNNRSRRNQLEKALTLCEAEMDNLTRRLRKLERDYHEMREQVVTAKAGWCAVMRLVKDSGVERRLHRRELAYLSGDELRSMSDKALGALRPAVADNEHLRDVLRMSEDPKRPERKIQFFVAVYQHLRERIRQDIIRTDDPVEAIEQMEIELGRLTEELTSREQKLAISSRSVANIIRKTIQREQNRIRMLNQGLQSVSFGQVNSVRLNVNVREAHATLLDVLSEQHEQHQDLFNSNRLTFSEALAKLYQRLNPQIDMGQRTPQTIGEELLDYRNYLEMEVEVNRGSDGWLRAESGALSTGEAIGTGMSILVMVVQSWEDESRRLRGKDISPCRLLFLDEAARLDARSIATLFELCDRLGMQLIIAAPENISPEKGTTYKLVRKVFQNTEHVHVVGLRGFAPQPPESLPEAADAS
- a CDS encoding ErfK/YbiS/YcfS/YnhG family protein encodes the protein MLLKKIRGCQLSALAVCLTVIFAPLFNAQADEPEVVPVDSSATMGSQPTSLLQPLEQSPATAIMAGIKPLPAGVDTAALHQQLQSELPSGYTPAYISQLTLLYAARDMKPMWEDRTAVRAFQQQLAEVAIAGFQPQFTAWVELLTDPAVTGMARDIVLSDAMMGYLQFVAGIPVNGNRWLYSDKAYKLATPALSVINQWQWALDQGTLPRFIASLAPAHPQYATMHQSLLKLVADTRPWPQLRGTATLRPGQWSSDVPALREILLRSGATGAEPKIALPGDDPQGVVVSPSAPAPEAKAALPTGKPAPYDRELVAAVKAFQMTQGLGSDGVIGPSTRDWLNVSPAQRAGVLALNIQRLRLLPGTLSTGIMVNIPAYSLVYYQNGSEVLASRVIVGRPDRKTPMMSSALNNVVVNPPWNVPPTLARKDILPKLWDDPGYLERHGYTVMRGWNSSQTIDPYQVDWSTITPSNLPFRFQQAPGERNSLGRYKFNMPSSDAIYLHDTPNHNLFQKDARALSSGCVRVNKASELANMLLGDAGWNDTRISDTLKEGNTRYVNIRHNIPVNLYYLTAFVGEDGRTQYRTDIYNYDLTARSGAQILSKAEQLIR
- a CDS encoding FIG001587: exported protein; its protein translation is MDKFDANRRKLLALGGVALGAAAILPTPAFATLSTPRPRILTLNNLHTGESIKAEFFDGRGYIQDELAKLNHFFRDYRANKIKAIDPGLFDQLFRLQGLLGTRNPVQLVSGYRSLDTNNELRAHSRGVAKKSYHTKGQAMDFHIEGISLANIRKAALSLRAGGVGYYPRSNFVHIDTGPNRHW
- a CDS encoding beta-lactamase domain-containing protein, with the translated sequence MNYRIIPVTAFSQNCSLIWCEQTKLAALVDPGGDAEKIKQEVAASGVTLMQILLTHGHLDHVGAAAELAQHYGVPVIGPEKEDEFWLQGLPAQSRMFGLDECLPLTPDRWLEEGESVNVGNVTLQILHCPGHTPGHIVFFDDQSRLLISGDVIFKGGVGRSDFPRGDHGQLIQSIKQKLLPLGDDVTFIAGHGPMSTLGYERLHNPFLQDEMPVW
- the aspC gene encoding aromatic amino acid aminotransferase; this encodes MFENITAAPADPILGLADLFRADDRPTKINLGIGVYKDETGKTPVLTSVKKAEQYLLENENTKNYLGIDGIPEFGHCTQELLFGKGNAIISDKRARTAQTPGGTGALRVAADFLAKNTSVKRVWVSNPSWPNHKSVFNSAGLEVCEYAYYDAVNHTLDFDGLLASLNEAQAGDVVLFHGCCHNPTGIDPTLEQWETLAKLSAEKGWLPLFDFAYQGFARGLEEDAEGLRAFAALHQELIVASSYSKNFGLYNERVGACTLVASDEQTVDRAFSQMKSVIRANYSNPPAHGASVVATILSNDALRAIWEQELNDMRQRIQRMRLLFVNTLAEKGADRDFSFITRQNGMFSFSGLTKEQVLRLREEFGVYAVASGRVNVAGMTPDNMAPLCEAIVAVL